AGTTTAATGAGTTTCCTATCAAGAGACAGCCCTGAAGCAGGTTCCAGAAACACCTCCCAGCTAAAAGTCCCAGACCTTCTTCCGGTAGCTGCATTAAGAGCAAAGCTGAGGGTCTTATTCTATACTATAGAAATTAACATTACTGCTTAAGGACAAGTGTATACTGAAGTCCTAACAGCAGTTTTACATTACAGTAAGACACGGAGAAGTTCTTACTTAGTAAGTTAGATACACTCCCCTGCACAGGGAGGAAGCATTCATGCTTGTTTCCCATTGCTGCCTACAGGATGGTTTGGGAGCAGAATGGGAACTGAACACCAAGCTAAGGCCAGGCTGTCCCGTGTGGCCACAGCTTTAAGTGTTCTGTACAAGACAGCTCCTTTAAAAAGGATGGCAACTTCACTACCAAGAGTCAGTTATACTGGGGAAATTGTATGAAGCAGaggtgtttgcttttctgttttctgtttctcacagcaAACAAAAGCCTACACGCTTAATTAGCGATACTGATGCTTTTGGTACCATGCTAAAAAACTACCTAACAAGACAGCATGCAGTACTGCACATTGGGCATTACACACTGTCCCCTTTCTATTCATTCTCACATTCGAGTGTATTCAGCTGAAAGGTGAAAGGACGACCAGTACATAAACATGCTTTTTGATTAATCAGTAGCTCACCATGTTCAGTAGCTTCTGTATTCATTGTTTCTACCTCTGCAGCATCACGCATCtcttcatcttcatcatcatcctCTTCTTCACCATGTAGTTCTTTTGCAATGAGCTGTCTTGCCAGTTTGATGTTTCGTCCTTCATTGTAgtgcatttttctcttcatttcaaactgtttctttttctctgtggacaaacaaatgcaaatatttattttgtccctttttaaaaaaatatcaacctATTCCTCTTCAGAGAGGCACTAACTGCTTCCTAAGTCAAATTTATTCCTACCTTGAAAGTCCATTGATTATATGATCAAGCAGTCACTgaattaagattattttcttcaagCAGTGAAGCATTCTTTTAAATGAGTCTGACTTAGAAAAGCGCTAGTAATTAATGGCCTGGCACAGCTGAAGCACTTTTGAAAGAACCTGTCTGCAAGTAAGAGCACATCTGAACCAAGAGAAGCATCCAGTAACAGCATAAGGAATTCCAAAGTTTCGCAAGCCTCGTTGCTAAGTAAACTTAAGGACAAATGGAGACATACTGGTGGGATAGAAAATGAACTTTTGCAGATGTCCGACTTGACTCCTGGCTAGCTACCAGAGGCCAGTTACGAGAGATCTATTTACCACAtgtaaaagaaagtattttccattttcccaatGGCCTGAAGCCTAGCTTCACTCCACATATTAAACATTAGCAGGTCTAGCAGTAATGcattataatgaaataaaacttcactTATTGGCAGCCACAATAGTGCAGTTTTAATTCCTTTAGAATAGTAAGGTTACACGCTCAAAGTTGGGGCCAGGAAAGATGAGAAGCAACAGCTAGATAACGCAGGCTGAAACCTTAGAAGTATTATTGTTTGTCTGTTTCCTCAAAATGTTCTAGCCCAAGCTAACACAAAACAACATCTCTATTGAAGATGCCTGAGGCAATCTGCTTCGGTCTAAATGTAGGTTTCCCGCTGGATCATTCTACCAGATGCTTTGAAAACAACGGAAATACCATCTGTGTGTTTGCAAGCAATTAGTAGCATCTTAATTGCAGTGGCACTCATTGAATTGTTAATCTGAACATTATTTCAGGTAGACTTAAGAATTAGTCCCTCACCCCAAAACCAGAAGAGCTTCTTATTTGAGAAGTCTAGCTTTCTTAAGAGGAATTCCCACACCTTAAGCTTCTATACAAGGGGGCGGCCAGTAACAGCAAACTCCACTTTACATGTAGATCCCAAACCGAACAGTCCTAATTagaaacaaacagcatttttgttCAATTTTTTACTTACCCTTCAAAGACCTTATACCTCCACTTTCAAATGACAACATCTTTCTGTTAGATAGtactttttcttcccaaacttttcttactgaaaaactgaaactatttgtagaaaaaaaaacaaacaaaaacacaccaaaagaaaacaacttatGCCTACCTCGTTCTTCAGGTGTTAattcttcatcctcttcctcctcctcactgctttCCTCTTGCTTTGCTATAATCTTGGGTCCTTtaccttctgctgcagctgccaaTCTACATAAAACATACAATACAAAATGCTGAAGCAGCAAGTTCCTCACTATTTAAAATACACGAAATTTGAGAACACTCGTAGAAACTGCTTTGTTCATTATTTTTGCCATATTTGTGTGTACTAACAACCTCTAAGAGGTTTTAAGTACCAGTGGCACTATCAACCACCAAAAACTACTTCATTTGATAATAGCAAAAATGTGACTTCTAGAGAAAAGAGCAATACCTTCCCAAGAAGAAAACTATTCCGGAAAAGATAAAATTACCTGAATGTTTAGTCAATTTTATATGACAATACTTACTTTTTACTCAACACATCTGCTTTTAAGGGCTCATTTGATTCTGAATCGCTCACTGCATCCTCATCATCTTCTCCTACCATGCTTGGAAGGTAAACAAAAAGTAGCCTTTATCAATAATCTGCTGATTAAAATTTGCTTGATAAAACAGTCTAAACCTTACAATGCTCAATTAAAAGACTTCTTCAATGCTTAAAAAACTTCACAAATCTAATTTACATATTGAAATGAATGACAACTTTATATTCTAGTACACAGaagttaactgaaaaaaaataaaaataaaagcaaaccaagtCAAACTTATTTATTTCATTCAAAGCCTAAAGCTTGCTAGACACAGGCTTTCTGAAAATTGACTTTGTCCTTTTTGACAGTTCTCCTTGATATCCCTAAGCCTTTATTTAGAAGCTTTGTAAATCTGAATATGTTGCATATATCCAATAGGCCTGCACAGTCTGTCAGGTAATCAGCTATAGTAAGTACTACATCATCTACAAAGTCAATTTTCCTGTAAAACTACTATAATTTACTACCATTTTTGCAAGCCTACCTGTGATAAGGAGTACTTGGCTCATCTATTTTCATCAAGCCATAATCTTTGCCTGCTGGGTGGTACGTAGCTATGATGTTCATTTCATCCCACTTCTGGgattttttactgaaataagaaaacaaagttaaatgttcttatactttaaaaacaattattctgTCTGGACacagaaaaggaatgttttgaaTGTCTTTTGACCTCTTCTACATACtatacacaaaaaatatttttgtgacacAGGCATGGTCAAAGTATGGCTATTAAACACTGTTCTATTCATACCTTAGTTAAGTCACGACCAATTATCAGTGCAACTTAATTTCCCTAACGATTCACAATAGCTAAATAAACTCAATGATCTATAAATGTATTCTTATCcatatattttctaaaaagaCTACCAGTCTTGTTCAATCATTGTCCCATTAACTGTTTGCTGTTGTTACAGTTACTGTAAAATCCTTCTTCCTCTTATTACAGCCCACAACACTTCAACAAAACCAAATACCTTCCACCTCACCTCTGCTCAGTGAGCTGCTATGATTATTACTGAAACTGTTGCATAAACAATACCAACCAACCAATAACTTCctgcagtaaaataaatagtACTGAATAAGCTGGTTATTAACACTGCTTTTGTCATCTTAAAGTGGAATAATAAAACAGAACTGACTCACTGCTGTAACTAAGCTGAGGGAGTTTCACATTTTACACAGACAGGCACTGGGGATGTTACATTATTTAGAATTTCCTCAATTAATCAGAGAAGGTACCATTTTATGTATATTTGCAGAAACAAAAGCCCACTCAGACTGACAATATATACAAGCCACAAGGAAAGCAACTGCCTTGTGGACAGAGGAAAAGTCACCCCTCCACTGATCTAAAAGCCACAGAAATGTTTAATCAACAGAACCCAGCAGGTTCCACGTTGTCTCTAAAAAAGTTATTGCAGGCTTCACACAAGGTGGCCTTTGCCTTAGACTAAACCAAGACATTTGACTTTAGAATAGTAAAATCATTCCACTATTTAGTATTACGTCATGCATTAACATATTCTTGAAGTGTTGCAAATTATTATTTAAGGAAGCAAACGTTACAGGGCTTTGtcgtgggttttgttttttgtttgttttattttttggggggggacggTGACAAGGTGCAGTTGGCTAGAAGACTTTAACTTAACCGCTCTTATTTAAACACAGACTGTTCCAATaacaaatctgaaaaatatattcaatCTCAACAACACAACTGCTCTTGAGCAGAATgctatctgtaaaacaaaaatgatAAAGCAAAATTCCAAGCACAAACTAAGTTTTACATTTATGgagatacatttttaaatacatttattgtaTTATCACATAATACAAcggcaaaaaataataataaagggattaaaaaatatatgtaggAGTTGATGCTGAATCTTACATTCCAAAGATTTATACTCCAGCAACGAATATAAATTAAGTGAGCTTAATCCCCTAGCATATAGTAACCAATGACAAACTCTCATGTTTGAGGTTTCAGATCTATTTAATCATTTCGTTCGGACTGCAACACAAGGATTGCAACCTAAGCGGACAACACGTGAATCAGATcgtctgctctggcagggtgggGAGTCATGAGCTTCATGATGACAAAGCAAGAGCTCTAGTCTAGGAATGCCAGTTATTCAAACCTATCTATTTAGGAGTTGAAAAATCACCAGTTAAACATCAGCTAAACACCCGCTTAAAGTTCAGCTGTGACTAACATAAAATGATCATACACAGTGAGCGCATGAGAATTTTTACTAGCTGTAGCAGTCGGACAATGGTATGCAGCTCCTATGAGGAGAGAGCTTAGTTGAAGAGGAAATATGACAGATGAGAGAAACTCCCATCACATGCTTTGTGTTCACCGCATTTGCACAGAGCGCATCCAGGTTTATTGCCTGGGCTCACAACTAATACCTAATAATAATATTGGCAACCTTATAAGAATCTCTTTGGCATACACTGCTTTCGAAATTAGACAGCCCACAGCTAGCAGTTCAGTAACTTATAAATACAAGACTGAGGAAGATTTTAGTGGCTTAGTTTTTCACGCTCATTTCTTTAAGCTCGGATTCCAACACCAAAAGCCTTGGCTGTGGAACATCTCCCAAAGCACAATTTAAAATTCAGCTAGGGAAAAAGAGTTGTAATTAGTGGCAAACAGACAAACATGTCATTTCACCCCTCCATGTAAAAAGTCATCACAGGAGAGTGACCAAGTGCTCTAAAACCACACACCTCCCTTGACTGTCTCCAATTTAGCATGCTTAAGCATGCCTGAGTAGCATAACATTAATGACAGCTCAGGATCATCACAGGAAAATGCTTCCTGAGGTCCCTTCAGATGCAGAAATATGAAATCTAATCTTCCTTAGGAAAATCAGATTTGCAAAACCTCAGTGCTCATTTGTGTTCTCTCACATCTTTAAATAGATGTAATCATTCATTTTGAGACCACACCTTGACAGGCAAGAAGTCTCTGCAGCAGTATTACTCAAAGAAACACCTCTCTCACCCCACTTGCTTCTACCATAGCAGACTACTCTCTTCCGTGTTCCAACACAGCtgtttgtgcacacacacatacacacacttagTTACTGTATAAAATGCCCGATCAGATCGCTCACAGAGTCTTACAGGAGCTTTAAGGCAAAAAATACCGTATTCCAGGAATGGCAAAAACATATCTGGCGTTAAACCATGATCTCGCCTCTCAGGATGCAGTTCCAGTGGTGTCCCAATTTCACAAGCTTCCCTCTTGCACCATGTTTTCATTAAGGAAGTTTTCCAAAGAACTTTACCATCACTAACAACAGTGCAAGGTCAATAATATGCAAATACATGAGAGCTCCACTGAACACGGTGCTTTAAAAGATGACAGCTGACACAATGAGCTCTTTCAACTGcagctatttttaaaggtattcaAATCTGAATTTCCATATTAGAAATAGCAGAGGCTGCTGATAGAGGTGCACAAAGAAAACAGATACCTGAATTTATAAACTAATTTTTAATCTTCAAGGAAAATTGCAGTTGTACGGCTTATCATTCTTTTAAGTACAAGGGTCAGAAGTAACACTGATTTAATGAAGCATTGCCAACCAAAAGTAATACCTTCACACAAACCAGCTTTAAATACCCTATACTCATCTTTCCAGGAAATCTTCTAATGCAGCCTGCCAGGTTTAGCCAATATCCTTTACCTTGCAAGGCAACTTCAGAATTAATCTAATTCGACATTATTGACTCACATTGGTAAACAGGAAATAGAAGCTGGACTCCTGCCCACTTAACTGCTTTGGAAGAAATTACTGTGTACGATAACCAATAAAACATATTCAGCTCATCAGTACGTACTCTAATTTCTAATCATTCTTCAAGATGGTACAAAAGAgactacagaaaattaaatagagGGCACCAATATCCAGTTTTACTTCGTGTGGGGTGCTGTAGCACATACCTTGtgctaaattacattaaaactagagaacaggaaaaaatcgCAACATTTGTGTGGCATATTGCTACTTACATTCACCTCCTTCAAAAACATCATCACGTTCCTTCAATTGCAATAATTTCTCTCTGGAAACCAAGAGCAGCTAACACAGGCAACAGAGCAAACCAAAAACTTTTTATTCCTACCTTGCTGACTTTAGACTATATTCATGACTTAACTAGGCAAAGAGGAGAAGAGGATTACCATAACACAAAAAAAACTATTGCatgtccattttattttatttctctccttgCAGTACTGAGTGAGGTCCCAAATGAAGAAAACCATCAAAAGCAATTTTATAAACACAGAGTTAAGATCAAGCCCTGGTCATTGTAATGTGACGGAGTGTCAGAGCAACGCTATGCAGCGCGTACTGGGTGCTAACAGCAAGAAAAGTGCAAGAATTCTTACTGGTCAAGGACAGATGCTGGCTGGCTAAAAAACTCTTCTTGCATATTTAGACTAACTCAGCATGTTACAATCAAACCAAGATTTTCGTGTCATTCAAAACACAAACCACATGGCCAGTGCGTATTCTCAAGTGTGAGATCTTTAGGGATGAATCTTGAACAACTGAGAATACATCTTGTGTTTCGACCGAGAGGTCTCCTCCCCAAGGACCCACTTCTGGTTACAGAGAGGCAAGATACCTTTGAGGAGAAGACTGAGAATAAATCTCCCGTGGCAAAGCATATTTCCCAAACTGTAAACTATCCTTGCAGCAGCTGTAAAACCTTGTCTGTCCTTTTGAACTAGCACTTAAAGATAATACTGCTCCTGATagcactgcccaaacagcaaAGGATcacaccagctctctcagccgcCACGCTGCACTCAGGTAAGAGTCCAGCCGCCGTCTCTGTCCTCCTCTCCCGGGCAGCCCTCGCTCTCCGCGGGCCGcgcagccccggcacccccggctCCAAACGCCGACCCTGCCCCGGGACGCTCCTCCGGCCTCGGCCGGGCGCCCGCACCCCCACGGAACGGGAGAGCCCAGCGAACCCCCAGCTGGAGACGCCGCCTGCCAGACCCCGCTGGGCACAGACCCCGGCTGGAAGCGGCGCGGCCTGCTgggacccgccgccgcctcaccgcCACCAccggggcggcgcggccctcACCCGTGCTCGTCCTCATCGCGGGCCGGGCtggcccgccgcgccccgggagccgctccccccgccgACAGCTTGCCGCCGCCCTTCTTCAGGATGCCTTTGATgggcccgcgccccgccgcgcccgccgccgagCCGGCCGGCACCGACGGCGCCTCCATCGCCGTCCGCCCGCTTCCGCCCGCTTCCgcccgccgccgtcgccgccgcgcccggccccgccgcgcctcaGAACCGCCGgcgcgggcagggcgggcgggcacagcgccccctggcggccggaGGACCGCCGAGTCCCCCGGCGGCTGTGCGTCTGCGCggcccgcccccgcggcgggggggcgaCGGCAACATGGCGGGTTTCGGGGGCGTATCTGCCGTGTCCCTGGGGATCCCGGCTGGatccagggctgggggctgctagATCCCACCCCAGGGGCTCAGTGCCTGCACAGCCTGCCAGCCGTgagctggcagcacagctgcGGGGGGGTGTGGGCTACAGAGGGTctatttagatgagatatcagggaGAAATTGTTCACTGAGGGTGGTGACACGCTGGCaggggttgcccagggaagctgtggatgccccatccctggaggtgttcaaggccaggctggatggggctctgagcagcctggtctggtgggaggtgtccctgcccacggcagggggttggaactagatggtcttcagggtcccttccaacccgaaccattctgtgagtctgtgaccACCATCTGTACCATAAGAAAGAAAGTAGGAATCTGATGAAGCAGTGATGAAATGATCTACCCCCACAATCTTAGCACAGCTGGGAGCCCCCGCGCTGCTGGCAGCGTGCTGGCGTGTCCCTCCGCCATCCCACCTGCCCATTTGGGTTTGTGTCACGGGAACCGCGGCATTATGATTTTGAAGTTTAAAGGGATAAAGGCTTAAACATGACAATTGTTTCTGATCCCACTGGCTTCCCTCCCATCTCAGCCTCCTCAGGCTGGTAAGGATTAGCGACATGCTGGCTCCCGGCCCAGCTCCTGTCGCCCTCCCAGAGCAAGAACGGGCTTTGCTGTACACCCACACCGATCAGGGTCCCACCACAGTGAGGGTAGAACATTTCATGCAGATTTACGGTATTCTACATCCGCATCGTTGTTTCTTCACATCAATGAAAGCAGCGGGAGATGGGTGTCACTGCCAGCCAAAGCCACGATAGGTTTGCTGGCATGGCTCTCACACCATGGGGGAAGCCCACACATCTGAGCCCAGAGAGCTGGAAAGACCTCCAGGAGCAAACCAGTTAACTTCAGATGTGGTTGGTCATGTCGCATTGTATTCCTGCTCTCGCAGTGCCATGGCCTCAGAGGAGGGGGAGACCCTGCACACCGAGCCCCCTGTCCTGCTTGAAAGATCACGCAGCTGGGAAGGTACAAAAGCCCCAAAGCAGATATTTTGATTTCGTTTTTAATGAGTTGCATCAATGCTATTCAAGCAGAGTTGTCGCGGTGCCCGGTGAGGATCTGCCAGAGCAGATGCGGtgccagcaggcactgggcacgtACAGGGGCGGTGAGCGGGACATCAGGCAGAGCCTGCCATCTCTCAGGGTTTGGGGAgaagcctggggaggagaggacaagGGAGCAGACCCGTCTCTCTGTCTGCTTACAGGTACTCTCAGAGCTGACCCCTCGGGAGTGCGGGACCAGCCTCACTTGAGGCAAGTGACGTACAGACACTGCAGACGGGGCAATGCTGAATTTCTGGGCATTTTTAGACTTCTCAGACTTTAAATGCAAAGGGCCAGATCTGATTTCTAGCAAGGAGATCTGCTGACTTGGCAGTAATGTACAAATACAGGCCTGCACCAGAAAACGTTCAAGGCCCCCAGTCTCAGTTCCCAGGCTGCAGGACCGACCCTCCGTGTCCAGACGTTGCCgctgggaaggcagagcccaTGATGTAGCTCAGACACGGTAGACCCCAAGCAGGCCCAGAAGCATCAAGACAAAAATGGGAGACAAATCTGGGGGCACATGACAAAGGTTTTCCCCCGGGACTAATACTTTCACATCACATCTCATACCCTTTCACATCCACATACTGGAGGACTCACAGCAACAGCAGAGCTTCACGTCTGCACTTCAGGGTTTCTTTTCTTCACGCATTAGCTTTGAATCAGCCAGTTACTCTGCAAAAGTCAGATCGAGATGAAAAAGGGGGGAGAGCAATAGAGGGAACAACAGCAAGGAGTAACTCAGGGCAGGCAAACTACCATTAGCGAAAGGATTGTTACATTTCTCTGTTACATAGAGAAATTCTAATGGATAATAAAGAAAGCAACAAAGTTCATCGCTGGTCTGGTGCTGTGTCACTGCATGCTGGGAGTTACATCTCGGGAGGGCAGTTCACTTGATCCGTGGGCATCATTTTCTCGGTGTCAATCTTGTAGGACTGGAGAACGCTCTTCAGGTGCTCCACTGTTTCTGGGTGCATCTCGGGAGCTCTTGATTTAATCCAGGCATAATCAATGTGGAAGAGCCAGAGGATGTTAGTGCAGGAGTAAACCAGCGAGTAGTTTTCATAGTCGGTGGAGATGACCCAGTAAGGGGCAGAAGGCATGACTAGGAGAAAGAAAGGCACTGTGAATGCTGTGGGTAACTGACTTGGAACTGCTCTGCAGCACTAGAGCCACGACTCCTGATGCTGTTCCCACTTTAGCTGCTCCTGAGCCACATAATTGTGGTCAGTACAGGGAGCTACAATTTATAAAAGCCTATCAGGACTCCTTGTTCTGCCCAGAGGGACAAAGACCCAGCCAGGAAGGTCTTGTTGGAAAGTTAACACTGTGACCTGAACAGCTTGGCCAGGCCACCGACAACTGGCCCAGCTGGTGCCAGTGTGAGGGTGCTTGCTGGTGGGAAGGAGCTGTAGGGCTGGGAGCTGACACCGGTGATCTGAGGAGCACAaaccaccacctccctccccaccacccactGCCCCACGCAGGCAGCTGGAGCCCAGGCGGTGGGAATCAGTTTGGCTCAGTCCATCCCACCAGCACGAGCCACCTCGGCCAAATTCTGTTCTCCGTCAGGCTGCTACGCCCAAAGC
The sequence above is drawn from the Chroicocephalus ridibundus chromosome 6, bChrRid1.1, whole genome shotgun sequence genome and encodes:
- the PPP1R2 gene encoding protein phosphatase inhibitor 2 isoform X2, which translates into the protein MEAPSVPAGSAAGAAGRGPIKGILKKGGGKLSAGGAAPGARRASPARDEDEHGKKSQKWDEMNIIATYHPAGKDYGLMKIDEPSTPYHSMVGEDDEDAVSDSESNEPLKADVLSKKLAAAAEGKGPKIIAKQEESSEEEEEDEELTPEEREKKKQFEMKRKMHYNEGRNIKLARQLIAKELHGEEEDDDEDEEMRDAAEVETMNTEATEHD
- the PPP1R2 gene encoding protein phosphatase inhibitor 2 isoform X1, with amino-acid sequence MEAPSVPAGSAAGAAGRGPIKGILKKGGGKLSAGGAAPGARRASPARDEDEHGKKSQKWDEMNIIATYHPAGKDYGLMKIDEPSTPYHSMVGEDDEDAVSDSESNEPLKADVLSKKLAAAAEGKGPKIIAKQEESSEEEEEDEELTPEEREKKKQFEMKRKMHYNEGRNIKLARQLIAKELHGEEEDDDEDEEMRDAAEVETMNTEATEHAHATRDQLESRAHSIEEICPEL